In Vespa velutina chromosome 1, iVesVel2.1, whole genome shotgun sequence, the following proteins share a genomic window:
- the LOC124954025 gene encoding AP-1 complex subunit gamma-1 isoform X1 yields the protein MRSVYEGARFVIPYLGGEAFLSPFCHIRSLLRVEKWPTRQQTRGRASPCRFVYVRRSIVAVRELICRVHRRSVRMPAPTRLRDLIRQIRAARTAAEERTVVNKECAYIRSTFREEDSVWRCRNIAKLLYIHMLGYPAHFGQLECLKLIASPRFTDKRIGYLGAMLLLDERQDVHLLITNCLKTDLNSSTQFVIGLALCTLGAIASPEMARDLASEVERLMKSPNAYIRKKAALCAFRIIRRVPELMEMFLPATRSLITEKNHGVLITGVTLITEMCENSIDTLNHFKKECGHREIVPNLVRILKNLILAGYSPEHDVSGVSDPFLQVKILRLLRILGRNDVDASEAMNDILAQVATNTETSKNVGNTILYETVLSIMDIKSESGLRVLAVNILGRFLLNNDKNIRYVALNTLLKTVYVDTSAVQRHRSTILECLKDPDVSIRRRAMELSFALVNSSNIRNMMKELLLFLERADPEFKAQCSSNIVMSAERFAPNKRWHLETLFKVLVAAGNYVRDDVVACTIQLISETQSQQGYAVSALWRALEKDTSDKQPLAQVATWCIGEYGDLLLYGPPLEDADAPINLTEDEIIDVYQRLLWSPQNTVVTKQYTLLSLTKLSTRFQKGNEKIRQIIDTFGSNLHIELQQRGIEFSQLFRKYDHLRPALLERMPPMETARPQANGIIGMVNGEPEQEDEKSVVLETSVTPSDSSALLDLLGSTDVGITMPTVTTKNPPPPATSINNNDLLDLLGSLDMNTGAPPLVLPQQSQLTTQIFNPTSTTNFLVDGLLNSSAQIETPSMIVLDKSGLKITFKMERPPDITDLLIINMTAHNSTNSALSEFLFQAAVPRTFQLQMLPPSSTVIPPSGEVTQVIRVTNINNVPLRMRLRISYTGSSGPILEQTEVNNFPSLVSQ from the exons ATGCGAAGTGTGTACGAGGGCGCCCGATTCGTGATACCCTACCTGGGAGGCGAGGCATTTCTCTCGCCGTTTTGTCATATACGGAGTTTGCTGCGTGTAGAAAAGTGGCCGACACGACAGCAAACTCGAGGACGCGCGTCTCCGTGTCGTTTCGTTTACGTACGACGCTCGATCGTGGCCGTGAGAGAACTTATTTGCAGAGTTCATCGTCGATCGG TTAGAATGCCGGCACCAACAAGGTTGAGAGACCTAATCAGACAAATAAGAGCTGCTCGAACGGCAGCGGAAGAAAGGACAGTAGTAAACAAGGAATGTGCTTATATTCGTTCAACATTTAGAGAAGAGGATAGTGTTTGGAGATGTCGTAACATCGCAAAACTTTTATACATTCACATGCTTGG atatccAGCACATTTTGGACAATTAGAATGTTTGAAACTTATTGCATCACCCAGGTTCACAGATAAACGTATAGGCTATTTGGGAGCAATGTTACTATTAGATGAACGACAAGatgttcatttattaataacaaattgtttaaaaac tgaTTTAAACAGTTCTACACAGTTCGTAATTGGTTTGGCCCTTTGTACATTGGGTGCTATTGCATCGCCAGAAATGGCAAGGGACCTTGCTTCTGAAGTTGAAAGACTGATGAAATCACCGAATgcatatattagaaaaaaagctGCATTATGTGCTTTTAGAATTATTAGACGGGTACCAGAATTAATGGAAATGTTCTTACCTGCTACACGAAGTTtaattacagaaaaaaatcatGGAGTGTTAATAACTGGCGTTACTCTTATTACTGAAATGTGTGAAAATAGTATTGATACATTGAACCATTTCAAAAAG gAATGCGGCCATCGAGAG ATTGTGCCAAATCTAGTGAGAAttctgaaaaatttaatactaGCTGGATATTCTCCTGAGCATGATGTATCCGGAGTATCTGATCCATTTTTGCAAGTGAAAATTTTACGTCTTCTTAGAATTTTGGGACGTAACGATGTGGATGCATCCGAGGCAATGAATGATATTCTTGCACAAGTTGCTACAAATACAGAAACCAGTAAAAATGTTGgcaatacaatattatatgaaactGTTCTCTCAATAATGGACATTAAATCTGAAAGTGGACTTAGAGTATTAGCAGTTAATATCCTAGgccgatttttattaaacaatgataaaaatattcgttatgTTGCATTAAATACATTATTGAAAACAGTTTATGTGGATACAAGTGCAGTTCAGAGGCATCGTTCAACAATATTG gaATGTTTAAAAGATCCAGATGTATCAATAAGAAGGAGAGCAATGGAACTGAGTTTTGCGCTTGTTAATTCaagtaatattagaaatatgatGAAAGAATTATTGCTCTTTTTAGAACGTGCAGATCCTGAATTCAAAGCCCAATGTAGTAGCAATATAGTAATGTCTGCGGAAAGATTTGCACCTAATAAACGTTGGCATTTGGAAACATTATTTAAAGTCCTTGTTGCT gCTGGCAATTATGTACGAGATGATGTAGTAGCTTGTACAATTCAATTAATCTCAGAGACGCAATCACAACAAGGTTATGCTGTTAGTGCATTATGGCGTGCATTAGAAAAGGATACATCTGATAAACAACCTTTGGCTCAAGTAGCAACGTGGTGTATCGGAGAATATGGTGATCTTTTACTTTATGGTCCACCATTGGAGGATGCAGATGCACCAATAAAC ttaacaGAAGATGAAATTATTGATGTTTATCAAAGATTATTGTGGAGTCCACAAAACACAGTTGTTACAAAACAATATACTTTGTTATCCCTTACAAAATTAAGTACAAGATTTCAAAAAGGAAATGA aaaaaTTCGGCAGATTATAGATACGTTTGGTAGTAATTTACATATTGAGTTGCAACAAAGAGGCATTGAATTTTCACAGTTGTTTAGAAAATATGATCATTTGCGACCTGCATTGCTTGAGAGAATGCCACCAATGGAGACAGCAAGGCCACAAGCGAATGGTATTATTGGTATGGTGAATGGCGAGCCAGAgcaagaagatgaaaaatcaGTAGTATTGGAAACATCTGTTACCCCATCTGATTCA AGTGCACTTTTGGATTTGCTCGGAAGTACCGACGTTGGGATAACAATGCCAACAGTTACAACTAAAAATCCACCTCCTCCCGCAACAAGTATAAATAACAACGATCTTTTAGATTTACTTGGTAGTTTGGATATGAATACAGGGGCACCACCTTTAGTATTACCCCAACAATCACAATTAACAACACAGATATTTAATCCTACGAGTACGACAAACTTTTTGGTGGATGGCCTACTTAATTCTTCAGCGCAAATTG aaacTCCAAGTATGATTGTTTTGGATAAATCTGGActtaaaataacttttaaaatgGAAAGACCGCCAGATATTACAgacttattaattataaatatgacaGCACATAATTCTACGAATAGTGCATtaagtgaatttttatttcaagccGCAGTTCCTAGG aCATTCCAACTACAGATGCTGCCACCATCAAGTACAGTTATTCCTCCATCAGGCGAAGTTACTCAAGTAATAAGAGTTACAAATATCAATAAC GTACCATTAAGAATGAGACTACGAATTTCTTATACTGGATCATCAGGGCCAATTTTAGAACAGACagaagtaaataattttcccTCATTGGTATCACAGTGA
- the LOC124954025 gene encoding AP-1 complex subunit gamma-1 isoform X3 — protein sequence MWPYYETEDWSVLPPEFNRRFNPAFNMASIKQAFNEAVERVSTVRMPAPTRLRDLIRQIRAARTAAEERTVVNKECAYIRSTFREEDSVWRCRNIAKLLYIHMLGYPAHFGQLECLKLIASPRFTDKRIGYLGAMLLLDERQDVHLLITNCLKTDLNSSTQFVIGLALCTLGAIASPEMARDLASEVERLMKSPNAYIRKKAALCAFRIIRRVPELMEMFLPATRSLITEKNHGVLITGVTLITEMCENSIDTLNHFKKECGHREIVPNLVRILKNLILAGYSPEHDVSGVSDPFLQVKILRLLRILGRNDVDASEAMNDILAQVATNTETSKNVGNTILYETVLSIMDIKSESGLRVLAVNILGRFLLNNDKNIRYVALNTLLKTVYVDTSAVQRHRSTILECLKDPDVSIRRRAMELSFALVNSSNIRNMMKELLLFLERADPEFKAQCSSNIVMSAERFAPNKRWHLETLFKVLVAAGNYVRDDVVACTIQLISETQSQQGYAVSALWRALEKDTSDKQPLAQVATWCIGEYGDLLLYGPPLEDADAPINLTEDEIIDVYQRLLWSPQNTVVTKQYTLLSLTKLSTRFQKGNEKIRQIIDTFGSNLHIELQQRGIEFSQLFRKYDHLRPALLERMPPMETARPQANGIIGMVNGEPEQEDEKSVVLETSVTPSDSSALLDLLGSTDVGITMPTVTTKNPPPPATSINNNDLLDLLGSLDMNTGAPPLVLPQQSQLTTQIFNPTSTTNFLVDGLLNSSAQIETPSMIVLDKSGLKITFKMERPPDITDLLIINMTAHNSTNSALSEFLFQAAVPRTFQLQMLPPSSTVIPPSGEVTQVIRVTNINNVPLRMRLRISYTGSSGPILEQTEVNNFPSLVSQ from the exons ATGTGGCCTTATTACGAAACCGAAGACTGGAGCGTTTTACCTCCTGAATTCAATCGAAG GTTTAACCCAGCCTTTAACATGGCTTCCATAAAACAAGCTTTCAATGAGGCAGTAGAGAGAG TTTCAACAGTTAGAATGCCGGCACCAACAAGGTTGAGAGACCTAATCAGACAAATAAGAGCTGCTCGAACGGCAGCGGAAGAAAGGACAGTAGTAAACAAGGAATGTGCTTATATTCGTTCAACATTTAGAGAAGAGGATAGTGTTTGGAGATGTCGTAACATCGCAAAACTTTTATACATTCACATGCTTGG atatccAGCACATTTTGGACAATTAGAATGTTTGAAACTTATTGCATCACCCAGGTTCACAGATAAACGTATAGGCTATTTGGGAGCAATGTTACTATTAGATGAACGACAAGatgttcatttattaataacaaattgtttaaaaac tgaTTTAAACAGTTCTACACAGTTCGTAATTGGTTTGGCCCTTTGTACATTGGGTGCTATTGCATCGCCAGAAATGGCAAGGGACCTTGCTTCTGAAGTTGAAAGACTGATGAAATCACCGAATgcatatattagaaaaaaagctGCATTATGTGCTTTTAGAATTATTAGACGGGTACCAGAATTAATGGAAATGTTCTTACCTGCTACACGAAGTTtaattacagaaaaaaatcatGGAGTGTTAATAACTGGCGTTACTCTTATTACTGAAATGTGTGAAAATAGTATTGATACATTGAACCATTTCAAAAAG gAATGCGGCCATCGAGAG ATTGTGCCAAATCTAGTGAGAAttctgaaaaatttaatactaGCTGGATATTCTCCTGAGCATGATGTATCCGGAGTATCTGATCCATTTTTGCAAGTGAAAATTTTACGTCTTCTTAGAATTTTGGGACGTAACGATGTGGATGCATCCGAGGCAATGAATGATATTCTTGCACAAGTTGCTACAAATACAGAAACCAGTAAAAATGTTGgcaatacaatattatatgaaactGTTCTCTCAATAATGGACATTAAATCTGAAAGTGGACTTAGAGTATTAGCAGTTAATATCCTAGgccgatttttattaaacaatgataaaaatattcgttatgTTGCATTAAATACATTATTGAAAACAGTTTATGTGGATACAAGTGCAGTTCAGAGGCATCGTTCAACAATATTG gaATGTTTAAAAGATCCAGATGTATCAATAAGAAGGAGAGCAATGGAACTGAGTTTTGCGCTTGTTAATTCaagtaatattagaaatatgatGAAAGAATTATTGCTCTTTTTAGAACGTGCAGATCCTGAATTCAAAGCCCAATGTAGTAGCAATATAGTAATGTCTGCGGAAAGATTTGCACCTAATAAACGTTGGCATTTGGAAACATTATTTAAAGTCCTTGTTGCT gCTGGCAATTATGTACGAGATGATGTAGTAGCTTGTACAATTCAATTAATCTCAGAGACGCAATCACAACAAGGTTATGCTGTTAGTGCATTATGGCGTGCATTAGAAAAGGATACATCTGATAAACAACCTTTGGCTCAAGTAGCAACGTGGTGTATCGGAGAATATGGTGATCTTTTACTTTATGGTCCACCATTGGAGGATGCAGATGCACCAATAAAC ttaacaGAAGATGAAATTATTGATGTTTATCAAAGATTATTGTGGAGTCCACAAAACACAGTTGTTACAAAACAATATACTTTGTTATCCCTTACAAAATTAAGTACAAGATTTCAAAAAGGAAATGA aaaaaTTCGGCAGATTATAGATACGTTTGGTAGTAATTTACATATTGAGTTGCAACAAAGAGGCATTGAATTTTCACAGTTGTTTAGAAAATATGATCATTTGCGACCTGCATTGCTTGAGAGAATGCCACCAATGGAGACAGCAAGGCCACAAGCGAATGGTATTATTGGTATGGTGAATGGCGAGCCAGAgcaagaagatgaaaaatcaGTAGTATTGGAAACATCTGTTACCCCATCTGATTCA AGTGCACTTTTGGATTTGCTCGGAAGTACCGACGTTGGGATAACAATGCCAACAGTTACAACTAAAAATCCACCTCCTCCCGCAACAAGTATAAATAACAACGATCTTTTAGATTTACTTGGTAGTTTGGATATGAATACAGGGGCACCACCTTTAGTATTACCCCAACAATCACAATTAACAACACAGATATTTAATCCTACGAGTACGACAAACTTTTTGGTGGATGGCCTACTTAATTCTTCAGCGCAAATTG aaacTCCAAGTATGATTGTTTTGGATAAATCTGGActtaaaataacttttaaaatgGAAAGACCGCCAGATATTACAgacttattaattataaatatgacaGCACATAATTCTACGAATAGTGCATtaagtgaatttttatttcaagccGCAGTTCCTAGG aCATTCCAACTACAGATGCTGCCACCATCAAGTACAGTTATTCCTCCATCAGGCGAAGTTACTCAAGTAATAAGAGTTACAAATATCAATAAC GTACCATTAAGAATGAGACTACGAATTTCTTATACTGGATCATCAGGGCCAATTTTAGAACAGACagaagtaaataattttcccTCATTGGTATCACAGTGA
- the LOC124954025 gene encoding AP-1 complex subunit gamma-1 isoform X6 translates to MWPYYETEDWSVLPPEFNRRFNPAFNMASIKQAFNEAVERVRMPAPTRLRDLIRQIRAARTAAEERTVVNKECAYIRSTFREEDSVWRCRNIAKLLYIHMLGYPAHFGQLECLKLIASPRFTDKRIGYLGAMLLLDERQDVHLLITNCLKTDLNSSTQFVIGLALCTLGAIASPEMARDLASEVERLMKSPNAYIRKKAALCAFRIIRRVPELMEMFLPATRSLITEKNHGVLITGVTLITEMCENSIDTLNHFKKIVPNLVRILKNLILAGYSPEHDVSGVSDPFLQVKILRLLRILGRNDVDASEAMNDILAQVATNTETSKNVGNTILYETVLSIMDIKSESGLRVLAVNILGRFLLNNDKNIRYVALNTLLKTVYVDTSAVQRHRSTILECLKDPDVSIRRRAMELSFALVNSSNIRNMMKELLLFLERADPEFKAQCSSNIVMSAERFAPNKRWHLETLFKVLVAAGNYVRDDVVACTIQLISETQSQQGYAVSALWRALEKDTSDKQPLAQVATWCIGEYGDLLLYGPPLEDADAPINLTEDEIIDVYQRLLWSPQNTVVTKQYTLLSLTKLSTRFQKGNEKIRQIIDTFGSNLHIELQQRGIEFSQLFRKYDHLRPALLERMPPMETARPQANGIIGMVNGEPEQEDEKSVVLETSVTPSDSSALLDLLGSTDVGITMPTVTTKNPPPPATSINNNDLLDLLGSLDMNTGAPPLVLPQQSQLTTQIFNPTSTTNFLVDGLLNSSAQIETPSMIVLDKSGLKITFKMERPPDITDLLIINMTAHNSTNSALSEFLFQAAVPRTFQLQMLPPSSTVIPPSGEVTQVIRVTNINNVPLRMRLRISYTGSSGPILEQTEVNNFPSLVSQ, encoded by the exons ATGTGGCCTTATTACGAAACCGAAGACTGGAGCGTTTTACCTCCTGAATTCAATCGAAG GTTTAACCCAGCCTTTAACATGGCTTCCATAAAACAAGCTTTCAATGAGGCAGTAGAGAGAG TTAGAATGCCGGCACCAACAAGGTTGAGAGACCTAATCAGACAAATAAGAGCTGCTCGAACGGCAGCGGAAGAAAGGACAGTAGTAAACAAGGAATGTGCTTATATTCGTTCAACATTTAGAGAAGAGGATAGTGTTTGGAGATGTCGTAACATCGCAAAACTTTTATACATTCACATGCTTGG atatccAGCACATTTTGGACAATTAGAATGTTTGAAACTTATTGCATCACCCAGGTTCACAGATAAACGTATAGGCTATTTGGGAGCAATGTTACTATTAGATGAACGACAAGatgttcatttattaataacaaattgtttaaaaac tgaTTTAAACAGTTCTACACAGTTCGTAATTGGTTTGGCCCTTTGTACATTGGGTGCTATTGCATCGCCAGAAATGGCAAGGGACCTTGCTTCTGAAGTTGAAAGACTGATGAAATCACCGAATgcatatattagaaaaaaagctGCATTATGTGCTTTTAGAATTATTAGACGGGTACCAGAATTAATGGAAATGTTCTTACCTGCTACACGAAGTTtaattacagaaaaaaatcatGGAGTGTTAATAACTGGCGTTACTCTTATTACTGAAATGTGTGAAAATAGTATTGATACATTGAACCATTTCAAAAAG ATTGTGCCAAATCTAGTGAGAAttctgaaaaatttaatactaGCTGGATATTCTCCTGAGCATGATGTATCCGGAGTATCTGATCCATTTTTGCAAGTGAAAATTTTACGTCTTCTTAGAATTTTGGGACGTAACGATGTGGATGCATCCGAGGCAATGAATGATATTCTTGCACAAGTTGCTACAAATACAGAAACCAGTAAAAATGTTGgcaatacaatattatatgaaactGTTCTCTCAATAATGGACATTAAATCTGAAAGTGGACTTAGAGTATTAGCAGTTAATATCCTAGgccgatttttattaaacaatgataaaaatattcgttatgTTGCATTAAATACATTATTGAAAACAGTTTATGTGGATACAAGTGCAGTTCAGAGGCATCGTTCAACAATATTG gaATGTTTAAAAGATCCAGATGTATCAATAAGAAGGAGAGCAATGGAACTGAGTTTTGCGCTTGTTAATTCaagtaatattagaaatatgatGAAAGAATTATTGCTCTTTTTAGAACGTGCAGATCCTGAATTCAAAGCCCAATGTAGTAGCAATATAGTAATGTCTGCGGAAAGATTTGCACCTAATAAACGTTGGCATTTGGAAACATTATTTAAAGTCCTTGTTGCT gCTGGCAATTATGTACGAGATGATGTAGTAGCTTGTACAATTCAATTAATCTCAGAGACGCAATCACAACAAGGTTATGCTGTTAGTGCATTATGGCGTGCATTAGAAAAGGATACATCTGATAAACAACCTTTGGCTCAAGTAGCAACGTGGTGTATCGGAGAATATGGTGATCTTTTACTTTATGGTCCACCATTGGAGGATGCAGATGCACCAATAAAC ttaacaGAAGATGAAATTATTGATGTTTATCAAAGATTATTGTGGAGTCCACAAAACACAGTTGTTACAAAACAATATACTTTGTTATCCCTTACAAAATTAAGTACAAGATTTCAAAAAGGAAATGA aaaaaTTCGGCAGATTATAGATACGTTTGGTAGTAATTTACATATTGAGTTGCAACAAAGAGGCATTGAATTTTCACAGTTGTTTAGAAAATATGATCATTTGCGACCTGCATTGCTTGAGAGAATGCCACCAATGGAGACAGCAAGGCCACAAGCGAATGGTATTATTGGTATGGTGAATGGCGAGCCAGAgcaagaagatgaaaaatcaGTAGTATTGGAAACATCTGTTACCCCATCTGATTCA AGTGCACTTTTGGATTTGCTCGGAAGTACCGACGTTGGGATAACAATGCCAACAGTTACAACTAAAAATCCACCTCCTCCCGCAACAAGTATAAATAACAACGATCTTTTAGATTTACTTGGTAGTTTGGATATGAATACAGGGGCACCACCTTTAGTATTACCCCAACAATCACAATTAACAACACAGATATTTAATCCTACGAGTACGACAAACTTTTTGGTGGATGGCCTACTTAATTCTTCAGCGCAAATTG aaacTCCAAGTATGATTGTTTTGGATAAATCTGGActtaaaataacttttaaaatgGAAAGACCGCCAGATATTACAgacttattaattataaatatgacaGCACATAATTCTACGAATAGTGCATtaagtgaatttttatttcaagccGCAGTTCCTAGG aCATTCCAACTACAGATGCTGCCACCATCAAGTACAGTTATTCCTCCATCAGGCGAAGTTACTCAAGTAATAAGAGTTACAAATATCAATAAC GTACCATTAAGAATGAGACTACGAATTTCTTATACTGGATCATCAGGGCCAATTTTAGAACAGACagaagtaaataattttcccTCATTGGTATCACAGTGA
- the LOC124954025 gene encoding AP-1 complex subunit gamma-1 isoform X5: MWPYYETEDWSVLPPEFNRRFNPAFNMASIKQAFNEAVERVSTVRMPAPTRLRDLIRQIRAARTAAEERTVVNKECAYIRSTFREEDSVWRCRNIAKLLYIHMLGYPAHFGQLECLKLIASPRFTDKRIGYLGAMLLLDERQDVHLLITNCLKTDLNSSTQFVIGLALCTLGAIASPEMARDLASEVERLMKSPNAYIRKKAALCAFRIIRRVPELMEMFLPATRSLITEKNHGVLITGVTLITEMCENSIDTLNHFKKIVPNLVRILKNLILAGYSPEHDVSGVSDPFLQVKILRLLRILGRNDVDASEAMNDILAQVATNTETSKNVGNTILYETVLSIMDIKSESGLRVLAVNILGRFLLNNDKNIRYVALNTLLKTVYVDTSAVQRHRSTILECLKDPDVSIRRRAMELSFALVNSSNIRNMMKELLLFLERADPEFKAQCSSNIVMSAERFAPNKRWHLETLFKVLVAAGNYVRDDVVACTIQLISETQSQQGYAVSALWRALEKDTSDKQPLAQVATWCIGEYGDLLLYGPPLEDADAPINLTEDEIIDVYQRLLWSPQNTVVTKQYTLLSLTKLSTRFQKGNEKIRQIIDTFGSNLHIELQQRGIEFSQLFRKYDHLRPALLERMPPMETARPQANGIIGMVNGEPEQEDEKSVVLETSVTPSDSSALLDLLGSTDVGITMPTVTTKNPPPPATSINNNDLLDLLGSLDMNTGAPPLVLPQQSQLTTQIFNPTSTTNFLVDGLLNSSAQIETPSMIVLDKSGLKITFKMERPPDITDLLIINMTAHNSTNSALSEFLFQAAVPRTFQLQMLPPSSTVIPPSGEVTQVIRVTNINNVPLRMRLRISYTGSSGPILEQTEVNNFPSLVSQ, from the exons ATGTGGCCTTATTACGAAACCGAAGACTGGAGCGTTTTACCTCCTGAATTCAATCGAAG GTTTAACCCAGCCTTTAACATGGCTTCCATAAAACAAGCTTTCAATGAGGCAGTAGAGAGAG TTTCAACAGTTAGAATGCCGGCACCAACAAGGTTGAGAGACCTAATCAGACAAATAAGAGCTGCTCGAACGGCAGCGGAAGAAAGGACAGTAGTAAACAAGGAATGTGCTTATATTCGTTCAACATTTAGAGAAGAGGATAGTGTTTGGAGATGTCGTAACATCGCAAAACTTTTATACATTCACATGCTTGG atatccAGCACATTTTGGACAATTAGAATGTTTGAAACTTATTGCATCACCCAGGTTCACAGATAAACGTATAGGCTATTTGGGAGCAATGTTACTATTAGATGAACGACAAGatgttcatttattaataacaaattgtttaaaaac tgaTTTAAACAGTTCTACACAGTTCGTAATTGGTTTGGCCCTTTGTACATTGGGTGCTATTGCATCGCCAGAAATGGCAAGGGACCTTGCTTCTGAAGTTGAAAGACTGATGAAATCACCGAATgcatatattagaaaaaaagctGCATTATGTGCTTTTAGAATTATTAGACGGGTACCAGAATTAATGGAAATGTTCTTACCTGCTACACGAAGTTtaattacagaaaaaaatcatGGAGTGTTAATAACTGGCGTTACTCTTATTACTGAAATGTGTGAAAATAGTATTGATACATTGAACCATTTCAAAAAG ATTGTGCCAAATCTAGTGAGAAttctgaaaaatttaatactaGCTGGATATTCTCCTGAGCATGATGTATCCGGAGTATCTGATCCATTTTTGCAAGTGAAAATTTTACGTCTTCTTAGAATTTTGGGACGTAACGATGTGGATGCATCCGAGGCAATGAATGATATTCTTGCACAAGTTGCTACAAATACAGAAACCAGTAAAAATGTTGgcaatacaatattatatgaaactGTTCTCTCAATAATGGACATTAAATCTGAAAGTGGACTTAGAGTATTAGCAGTTAATATCCTAGgccgatttttattaaacaatgataaaaatattcgttatgTTGCATTAAATACATTATTGAAAACAGTTTATGTGGATACAAGTGCAGTTCAGAGGCATCGTTCAACAATATTG gaATGTTTAAAAGATCCAGATGTATCAATAAGAAGGAGAGCAATGGAACTGAGTTTTGCGCTTGTTAATTCaagtaatattagaaatatgatGAAAGAATTATTGCTCTTTTTAGAACGTGCAGATCCTGAATTCAAAGCCCAATGTAGTAGCAATATAGTAATGTCTGCGGAAAGATTTGCACCTAATAAACGTTGGCATTTGGAAACATTATTTAAAGTCCTTGTTGCT gCTGGCAATTATGTACGAGATGATGTAGTAGCTTGTACAATTCAATTAATCTCAGAGACGCAATCACAACAAGGTTATGCTGTTAGTGCATTATGGCGTGCATTAGAAAAGGATACATCTGATAAACAACCTTTGGCTCAAGTAGCAACGTGGTGTATCGGAGAATATGGTGATCTTTTACTTTATGGTCCACCATTGGAGGATGCAGATGCACCAATAAAC ttaacaGAAGATGAAATTATTGATGTTTATCAAAGATTATTGTGGAGTCCACAAAACACAGTTGTTACAAAACAATATACTTTGTTATCCCTTACAAAATTAAGTACAAGATTTCAAAAAGGAAATGA aaaaaTTCGGCAGATTATAGATACGTTTGGTAGTAATTTACATATTGAGTTGCAACAAAGAGGCATTGAATTTTCACAGTTGTTTAGAAAATATGATCATTTGCGACCTGCATTGCTTGAGAGAATGCCACCAATGGAGACAGCAAGGCCACAAGCGAATGGTATTATTGGTATGGTGAATGGCGAGCCAGAgcaagaagatgaaaaatcaGTAGTATTGGAAACATCTGTTACCCCATCTGATTCA AGTGCACTTTTGGATTTGCTCGGAAGTACCGACGTTGGGATAACAATGCCAACAGTTACAACTAAAAATCCACCTCCTCCCGCAACAAGTATAAATAACAACGATCTTTTAGATTTACTTGGTAGTTTGGATATGAATACAGGGGCACCACCTTTAGTATTACCCCAACAATCACAATTAACAACACAGATATTTAATCCTACGAGTACGACAAACTTTTTGGTGGATGGCCTACTTAATTCTTCAGCGCAAATTG aaacTCCAAGTATGATTGTTTTGGATAAATCTGGActtaaaataacttttaaaatgGAAAGACCGCCAGATATTACAgacttattaattataaatatgacaGCACATAATTCTACGAATAGTGCATtaagtgaatttttatttcaagccGCAGTTCCTAGG aCATTCCAACTACAGATGCTGCCACCATCAAGTACAGTTATTCCTCCATCAGGCGAAGTTACTCAAGTAATAAGAGTTACAAATATCAATAAC GTACCATTAAGAATGAGACTACGAATTTCTTATACTGGATCATCAGGGCCAATTTTAGAACAGACagaagtaaataattttcccTCATTGGTATCACAGTGA